A DNA window from Porites lutea chromosome 6, jaPorLute2.1, whole genome shotgun sequence contains the following coding sequences:
- the LOC140940383 gene encoding uncharacterized protein has translation MGCGTSKTLQVNADLKEADIVKQVHIEEDDGGELETSSKEFISKDESDENVHLTKLEDDTSNAPIQQQKEFALGDRVHMRGYVGIVKFVGTTELGEGEWIGIEMDQELEQGNDGSYEGIQYFLCGRKRGVFARPTMVFPHPKRDDAGQASRTLSPATVVFIQARLRRVLSGIRRRKLQLRTDIDKAIDAHVRSIPKSETETVAKLSHYLTEPFEGLRNRAFALYRWITVNVYFDVEGYFERAAMRGTDSESVLRERVTSSEGYATLFEELCKASNVPTKKVRGFAKGYGYHMRQKIPQPNHSWNVIRVSGGKWFICDPTWGAGRIGDDMMFHRDPNVHQFMILPSVAITSRFPVDERWQFLDQPITKEAFERLAVPSGHLCIMNVSLCSHKESMYTASESEQIEMTFYATDSTIFKGVLKSYAGGKEKPTARNMVRFEPARQNDKVKLTAQFPSAGEFFLDVLVLVDRKWEHGVRYCIYSTGGVGEVRGGFPSVGRNFYSLGFQLHKPLKNIETMNGKCCVYLKCNKKRFGSLTGKLVKTSSPTSGETNDHRLYRSEKTDNGFLLKVHLPSKGEHRLSIYAKYHDHRKPNEYLCTYFVTAYKGAGQAAGFPVISDRFKTWGLTLVSHQENILAESGRCSIALKTPEEITLSAHLSLRGDDVPGMCSVEKLEEKSTIHVHAPEAGLFTLNVFGRKTTDEKSEFLCTYTIKALKGVSDNPGFPQISELFKKWGVELIDPHENILSENGRACLRLKTPGSVLVQATLHQNDNPLPHELCFTEREGAVSKISVHLPAVGLYKLNIFGREGPGGKGHFLCSFSALATCGYEENPGFPRVSDEFRAWGLRLESHRQNITVYDGSVAITLLNPNAIKIFVHLLNENEESQDKGCMRTERIEERDVIYCQLPKKGRYKLDLYGKNSKKAKKKLFLCSYSICY, from the coding sequence ATGGGATGCGGGACTTCGAAGACGCTGCAAGTTAATGCGGATCTCAAAGAAGCTGATATCGTTAAACAAGTTCATATCGAAGAGGATGATGGAGGAGAGCTGGAGACCAGCAGCAAGGAGTTTATCTCAAAAGACGAAAGCGACGAAAACGTTCATCTTACAAAGTTAGAAGACGACACTTCGAATGCGCCTATACAGCAGCAGAAAGAATTTGCTCTTGGCGATCGTGTTCATATGCGTGGCTACGTCGGTATTGTAAAGTTTGTAGGTACGACTGAACTTGGTGAGGGGGAGTGGATTGGAATAGAAATGGACCAAGAACTGGAGCAAGGGAATGACGGATCTTACGAAGGGATCCAGTATTTTCTTTGTGGGAGAAAACGCGGTGTTTTCGCGAGACCTACTATGGTATTTCCTCACCCGAAACGGGATGATGCGGGCCAAGCATCACGTACTCTTTCACCCGCAACAGTCGTTTTTATTCAGGCGAGATTGCGCCGTGTACTATCAGGGATTCGTAGGCGAAAACTGCAGCTTCGCACCGATATTGATAAGGCTATTGACGCGCACGTGAGAAGCATACCAAAGAGCGAAACAGAAACAGTTGCTAAACTTAGCCATTATCTCACGGAACCATTTGAAGGACTGCGAAACAGGGCTTTCGCTTTATATAGGTGGATAACCGTCAACGTGTACTTCGACGTTGAAGGGTACTTTGAGCGTGCGGCAATGCGTGGCACTGACTCCGAAAGCGTGCTTCGAGAACGCGTCACGTCGAGCGAGGGTTATGCAACTCTTTTCGAGGAACTGTGTAAGGCGTCCAACGTCCCTACCAAGAAAGTCAGAGGGTTTGCTAAAGGATACGGCTATCATATGCGACAGAAAATTCCACAACCGAATCATTCGTGGAATGTGATAAGAGTAAGCGGTGGAAAGTGGTTCATCTGTGATCCGACATGGGGAGCAGGACGAATCGGAGACGACATGATGTTCCACAGGGATCCCAACGTACACCAGTTTATGATCCTGCCTTCAGTGGCCATCACAAGTCGGTTCCCCGTTGATGAAAGATGGCAGTTTTTGGATCAACCGATCACGAAGGAAGCTTTTGAGCGATTAGCGGTACCTTCTGGACACCTCTGTATAATGAACGTTTCCCTCTGCAGTCATAAAGAAAGCATGTACACTGCTTCCGAGAGCGAACaaattgaaatgacattttatgCCACCGATAGCACGATTTTCAAAGGTGTGCTGAAAAGCTACGCCGGAGGAAAAGAAAAGCCAACGGCCAGAAACATGGTTCGTTTTGAACCCGCCCGTCAAAACGACAAAGTCAAACTAACTGCTCAGTTTCCTTCTGCCGGTGAGTTTTTCTTGGATGTCTTGGTTCTTGTCGACCGCAAGTGGGAACATGGGGTCAGATACTGCATTTATTCCACGGGGGGTGTTGGAGAGGTACGAGGTGGCTTTCCCTCGGTAGGTCGGAACTTTTATTCCCTGGGATTTCAACTACATAAACCTTTGAAGAACATCGAAACTATGAATGGAAAGTGCTGTGTTTATTTGAAATGCAACAAAAAGCGGTTTGGCTCACTAACAGGGAAGTTGGTAAAGACATCCAGCCCGACCTCCGGCGAAACAAACGATCATAGACTATACCGCAGTGAAAAAACCGACAACGGTTTCCTCCTGAAAGTCCACTTGCCTAGTAAAGGAGAACACAGACTGTCTATTTATGCCAAGTACCATGACCACAGGAAACCCAACGAATACTTGTGTACATATTTTGTAACGGCGTACAAGGGAGCCGGACAAGCTGCTGGGTTCCCTGTTATATCAGATCGATTCAAAACTTGGGGCTTAACACTTGTGAGTCACCAAGAAAACATTTTAGCAGAATCTGGACGCTGTTCTATCGCGCTGAAAACCCCCGAAGAAATCACACTCTCCGCACATCTAAGTTTACGAGGAGATGACGTTCCCGGAATGTGTTCAGTGGAAAAACTTGAAGAGAAATCCACGATACATGTGCACGCCCCAGAAGCCGGACTGTTCACACTGAATGTTTTTGGACGAAAAACAACTGACGAAAAGTCGGAGTTTCTGTGCACCTACACTATAAAAGCTTTAAAGGGTGTGAGCGATAATCCTGGTTTTCCTCAAATCTCCGAGCTTTTCAAGAAATGGGGAGTGGAATTGATCGATCCACACGAGAACATTTTGTCGGAAAATGGACGAGCCTGTTTGAGACTCAAGACACCAGGGAGCGTTTTAGTTCAAGCAACATTGCATCAAAACGACAATCCTCTACCTCATGAGCTCTGTTTCACTGAAAGGGAAGGAGCTGTCAGCAAAATCAGTGTCCATTTACCAGCGGTCGGTTTATATAAGCTTAACATTTTCGGGCGAGAAGGGCCCGGAGGCAAAGGTCACTTCCTTTGCTCGTTCAGCGCTTTGGCCACGTGCGGGTACGAGGAAAATCCGGGATTCCCTCGGGTCTCCGATGAGTTTCGAGCGTGGGGCCTTCGGCTGGAAAGCCACCGACAGAACATTACCGTGTATGATGGGTCGGTCGCAATCACGTTGTTAAACCCCAACGCTATTAAGATTTTTGTCCATCTCTTGAACGAAAACGAGGAAAGCCAAGACAAGGGGTGCATGAGAACAGAGAGAATCGAAGAAAGAGACGTGATCTACTGCCAGCTCCCAAAGAAAGGAAGATATAAGTTAGATTTGTATGGGAAGAACTCGAAAAAGGCCAAGAAAAAGCTCTTCCTTTGTAGTTATTCTATCTGTTACTAG